A DNA window from Arachis hypogaea cultivar Tifrunner chromosome 18, arahy.Tifrunner.gnm2.J5K5, whole genome shotgun sequence contains the following coding sequences:
- the LOC112769474 gene encoding F-box protein At2g27310, whose protein sequence is MDIDMITTLHSDIINSHILTRLDGPTLASAAASSSHLRRLCTQHHLWTTICASTWPSLTHPLAAHLISTLPNQHRSIFSDSFPSLHPSALHNNQNPPPSPSPELISAVDIYYNGQPVFSRVHRTETQKGWFLCSPLWIDILEPNETVPTPLKFAKSEDDDDWLRHVQENLELSWILIDPSLKRAANLSSRRAVSARRHWLTGEAEVVYAVGVEEGGAQCAVKVTCCGKSGGEMQVREVSLTMEDLDGRHVMGRDSMVILQRAMESSKRKKVDVGEAKERYEKFCDTKIERREMRIKKEKAMDTLAMFVAFTVFVTLFCFLRFYVCV, encoded by the coding sequence atggaTATCGATATGATCACCACTCTTCACTCTGACATCATCAACTCCCACATCCTCACCCGCCTCGACGGCCCCACCCTCGCCTCCGCAGCCGCCTCCTCCTCCCACCTCCGCCGTCTCTGCACCCAGCACCACCTCTGGACCACCATCTGCGCCTCCACCTGGCCCTCCCTCACCCACCCCCTTGCCGCACATCTCATCTCTACTCTCCCCAATCAACACCGCTCCATCTTCTCCGACTCCTTCCCCTCCCTTCACCCATCCGCCCTCCATAACAACCAAAATCCACCGCCATCGCCCTCGCCAGAACTCATCTCCGCCGTTGACATCTACTACAACGGCCAACCCGTCTTTTCCCGCGTCCACCGCACCGAAACCCAAAAGGGATGGTTCCTCTGCTCCCCTCTCTGGATCGATATACTTGAACCCAACGAGACGGTTCCCACGCCATTGAAGTTCGCCAAAAGCGAAGACGACGACGACTGGCTCAGGCACGTCCAGGAGAATCTGGAACTCAGCTGGATCCTAATCGACCCGAGCCTGAAGCGCGCGGCCAACCTGTCGAGCCGGAGGGCGGTGTCTGCCCGGCGTCACTGGCTGACCGGAGAGGCGGAGGTGGTGTACGCCGTGGGCGTGGAGGAAGGAGGGGCGCAGTGCGCCGTGAAGGTGACATGCTGCGGAAAATCGGGCGGGGAGATGCAGGTGAGGGAGGTGAGTTTGACGATGGAGGACCTTGATGGGCGGCACGTGATGGGGAGGGACAGCATGGTAATTTTGCAGAGGGCGATGGAGAGTAGTAAGAGGAAGAAGGTGGATGTGGGAGAAGCCAAGGAGAGGTATGAAAAGTTCTGTGATACGAAGATTGAGAGGAGAGAGATGAGGATCAAGAAAGAGAAAGCTATGGACACTCTTGCCATGTTCGTCGCTTTCACCGTCTTCGTTACCTTGTTTTGCTTCCTCAGGTTCTATGTCTGTGTTTGA